The following are from one region of the Phycisphaerae bacterium genome:
- the proB gene encoding glutamate 5-kinase codes for MRDFSKTRRIVIKIGTHTLTKDTGIDAAYFRRVASQVTSLLQAGRQVVIVTSGAIGMGAGQLALSTRPKDMKMRQACAAIGQPLLMQEYRKAFLRHGVTVGQVLLTAEVLSNRKTYLNLRNAIETLLSLNIVPVLNENDSISTAEIGTAFGDNDRLSALVASKIDADLLIMLTDIDALYDKNPNDHADARPISSVFEITEEIARNAGGSGSRHATGGMKTKIEAARIASQAGCRMVLANGRARDVIGRIVAGEEIGTIFLPKRKLSNRARWIINSRPAGTVRIDDGAMKALRNHKSLLPSGVVAVEGNFQAGDVVLLNGAAKAVTSLGSAQLRTLAGKHSTEIKALLGPGHRDVVAIPEDIVFIDN; via the coding sequence ATGAGAGATTTCAGCAAGACAAGACGGATCGTCATCAAGATCGGCACGCACACGCTGACTAAAGATACCGGGATCGATGCGGCGTATTTCCGGCGAGTCGCCTCGCAGGTCACTTCGCTGCTCCAGGCCGGTCGGCAGGTGGTCATCGTCACCTCCGGCGCCATCGGCATGGGGGCCGGCCAACTGGCGCTTTCCACCAGGCCCAAGGACATGAAGATGCGTCAGGCCTGCGCCGCCATCGGCCAACCCTTGCTGATGCAGGAGTACCGCAAGGCCTTCCTCCGGCACGGTGTCACGGTTGGCCAGGTCCTGTTGACAGCCGAGGTGTTGAGCAACCGCAAGACCTACCTGAACCTGCGCAACGCGATCGAGACGCTTCTGAGTCTGAACATCGTCCCGGTCCTCAACGAGAACGACAGCATCAGCACCGCCGAGATCGGCACGGCGTTCGGCGACAACGACCGGCTCAGCGCCCTGGTCGCCAGCAAGATCGACGCGGACCTGCTGATCATGCTGACCGACATCGACGCGCTATACGACAAGAACCCGAACGATCACGCCGACGCCAGGCCAATCTCCTCGGTCTTCGAGATTACCGAGGAGATCGCACGCAACGCTGGCGGCTCCGGCAGCCGGCACGCCACCGGCGGGATGAAGACCAAGATCGAGGCAGCGCGAATCGCTTCGCAGGCGGGCTGCCGCATGGTCCTGGCCAACGGTCGAGCCAGAGACGTGATCGGCCGGATCGTGGCGGGCGAGGAGATCGGTACGATCTTCCTGCCCAAACGCAAGCTCAGCAATCGAGCGCGGTGGATCATCAACAGCCGTCCGGCCGGAACAGTGCGCATCGACGACGGCGCGATGAAGGCGCTGCGGAATCACAAGAGCCTGCTGCCCTCCGGCGTCGTCGCGGTCGAAGGCAACTTTCAGGCCGGCGACGTCGTTCTGCTCAACGGCGCCGCCAAGGCGGTCACGAGCCTCGGCAGCGCACAGCTCAGGACGCTGGCCGGCAAACACAGCACCGAGATCAAGGCCCTGCTGGGCCCCGGCCACCGCGACGTCGTCGCCATTCCCGAAGACATCGTCTTCATCGATAATTGA